Genomic window (Lycium barbarum isolate Lr01 chromosome 2, ASM1917538v2, whole genome shotgun sequence):
TTCTTTTCCGAAAAGGCAATTAGGCTAAACCTCCCTCAAAGCCATGGAGTCCCTATTTGCTTAATTTTATCCGTTGAGGCTTAAGACAAATGAGAAGAAATcacattaattatttatttattttctaaaattttATGTGAGATTTTCGTGATCTTTTTGTTGCTTTAGGAATGTTGTAATTATGTGTTATGGTTTAATGAGGTGTAATAATACTGCTTTTGATTATTGAAAGGGTTTGGATTTTGCCATATCTGAAGCTGAGAAAAATGGGATTAAGTTAATCTTGAGCTTGGTTAATAACTATAATGACTTTGGAGGAAAGAAACAATATGTGGACTGGGCAAACACTAAGGGTCAGTCCTTAACATCAGAGGATGATTTCTTCAAAAATGATGTTGTCAAAAGCTACTTCAAGAATCATATTAAGGTATGTTATACTACAGAtttcctctttatttttttttatttttttatttttagagtGGAAGAGGAAGTGGTAGGGGCCTAGCTTTTAATAATGCgcatagttatatatatatatatatatatatatatatatatatatatatatttttttttttttttttttttttgtatgattcttttttttttttgatatatgtacatatatagttTGAGTTTGAGACCGTGGGTGTGTCTGTATACAACATCAAAGTGAAAAATCTAGCTCCACTACTGCTACATCGGGCTTCGGTTAAGAGTTGTATATTTGTATTTCCCAAACCTAATCACAACATAtatattgatgaattgatttatGATCTATTAACCAAAAGTTAAACATCAATATACTGAAACTATACAAAAAACGTTTTTCgagaaataattaatatgtggtGCTAAATAGGCAGTTCTAACAAGACGCAACAGCATAAGTGGAGTTGAATACAAGGATGATCCCACCATAATGGCTTGGGAGCTTATGAATGAGCCCCGATGTCAATCAGATCCATCAGGAAGCACTATGCAGGTAATAACActttaatttctttcttctttttgcctTAGATAATTACGTACTAACAATTTTAAATACCACGTTTCTTGTTTTTTCTTTCCTCAAAAAACTTCACATCTTCTTGGTTAGAAATAATGCACGAATAAGTAATTTGTTTATATGGTTATGGAGAAAATTATAAAGTTATAAATTTAGTTCAATTGACAAAAGCTTGAGAGACTTGTGACTGATAGGTCCCAAGTTCGAACCCTGTGCCAAGCTAACTAAGTATTTAAATGGAAAAGGGTAGAGGAGTGAACCTATTATTCGCGAGTTTCGAAGGTAATTAGTCTAAAAGGGAAAATTATAAAGCTACAAGGCAGAAATTAAGTGGCTCATCATGTCATGATGAATGCACTTCTTTTTTTTACAGAAAGATTCAACTTTTACTATTATCATGTGTTCTGATTTTCCACATAAAGTGATTTTCCACATAAAGATAACTTCATGCCAAAATCCAAAGTTATTTTCAGCCTGTCATTGTTGCAGTTGCCAGTAGTTAAACTTTAGTGGAAAGCCCTGTTTTTCTTGTGATAGCTTAGTAGGATTATGCAGTGAATCCTTACCGACTTTGGCCCATCTCTGAATTAGGTAGTGACTAGTGAGTCCATTTTTCCACATAATAGTACCACATAATAGTGGCTGGTCTATTGTAAATTTTGGAGTATAAGATTTAAACTCTATATCATGCACATTATGTACATCTCCTACTGGCCACATATTACAACTAAGTTGGACTTGTTAGTGATTTGTGTCGGATGAAATGTTTATTATTACTAATTTTTGCGATTAAGAGGAAAATAGATTAATCACGATTCTACTTGTTTTACAGGCTTGGATAACAGAAATGGCTTCATACATCAAATCCATAGACAATAATCACCTAGTAGAAGCTGGACTAGAAGGATTTTATGGACATTCAGATGCTCAAAAGCAGCAATTTAATCCAAACTTTCAAGTTGGAACAGACTTCATTGCAAATAATCAAATTCCAGAGATTGATTTTACAACTGTTCACTCATACCCTGATCAATGGTAGTTATCTAAAATGTTTTTCTCATAGCTTTCGGTTTTTAGAGCGTTTGGTACGACAGAAGTCATTTTACATTAAAAATGCTTTTTATGAAAAAATATTTGAGAAATTAACTTAAATAACTGCCCACCCAAAAAAAATTGACATATGTGTAATATATGTATAATtagtgtataatatatgtatattggcTAGCGACTGTAAACATTTTTGCCCGAACGGCCAAATGTATGACTTCCCCAAAATATATTTCAGTGATTGGTTGGTCAATGAAAAATATATTCCTGAAAAAATGCACATTACAGATTATCATAATAATATTAGCAAATTAGAGAGTGTTTCGGTGAAACTTTTGAGTATATTAAATGATAATAATGTCAAATTGGTGGTTCGAGCAGTGATTTGAAGTCATTATTTGTGATGGTTGTGATGGAAAATGACTTCTTTTCCCCCATTcggtgaaaaatattttcctcggATTATATTATCGGGTAGTCAAACATCATGAAATGACTTCTGTCGTACCAAACAGTCATTCTGTCACGAAATATAACATGAATCTTCATGTAGGTTAACAGGTGCAGATGATGAAGcccaacttaatttccttaacgATTGGCTCAGAGTTCACATTCAAGATGCTCAATCAATTCTCAAAAAACCACTTATATTTGCTGAGTTTGGTAAAACATACAAAGGCCCTGGTTTTACACCAGAACAGAGAGACTTAGTCTTCAACACTGTTTATTCCTACATATTTCGGTCAGCTAGAAGTGGAGGCGCGGCGGCAGGTGGATTGTTCTGGCAACTTATGGTTGAaggaatggattcatatagagatGGATATGAGATTATTTTCAGTGAGAGTCCCAGTGTTTCTGATATAATCTTCCAGCAGTCCAAAAGGCTTAACAAGATCAGAAAGATGTATGCAAGGCTGAGAAATATAGAGAAGTGGAAGAGAGCAAGGGACAAGATTGATCATGGAAATTGAAGAGAAGTAATTGATCTTATCAAAATGCTAACACTGAGGAAGATTGGAGGGACTCAGATTCTCCGAGAGATGGATATCCAAGAAATAGGTTTATAGACTTAAAGTTAATAGTAAAAAATAGTTGGGTCATGTTATTGTAACGAACTGTTCGACATATTATATGCAAGAGAAAGTATTCTAGTTCTTTATTATGGCTTCGAATATATCAGTGTCATTGTTTGTGTGTATGAGTATATCACGTTAAAATATACTGGTAGTATAAAAGGTATTTAGCGTTAAGCATAGCATATACTTTAAGTTCCTCTCTTGGGAAAATGTGACCCACAAGGCAGCATACTCTTCAAATTTTTGTATGATGGTCCCATGACCCATCTTTTGATTGTTGCATTTTTAATCCAatatttatttaatataaaatccTGCCTATGGGTTAACCTTCCTCAACACTCTGCAacgaataattttttttaaaaaaaaacaaacataaaAAAAGCATGTGGATATGAGTACGCCCAAATAGAGCGACGTATTTGAATTTGTTTTAACACGATATAAGTTTCTATAATTGATATTCAAATCTTAATCTTGATTGTAATTATCATGACAATCATGGTCTCTGGTGAACGATAGATACAAATAAAAAAGGATGATATTCAATTTATAGATATGTCAAATTTGTATTACACTTCTCGAAAAGGATAGACAGATGGtaaatacatattcatatcatgcATTTACATCAAACCGAACGATTTAGTGTTAATTCTTAAAAAGTTTAACCTTAGTATATATATGCAATACACGTGTCTTGCATTCATCGCTTCGGTTTAAATATGCAATATAAAAGGTTTTACCATGGTGGATTGTATCAAACTATCAATGATCAAGAAATCATAATTTAGACTTTTGAGTTTTGAGTGCCCGAGTTTAATCTTAAAATCATAATTGTAGAATTGGGCCTTTCCTACTCCCATGGGGCGTCTACATACAGGCCGGTCGGTGATTGGGTCATTGGCGCCTTCGTCCCTAtcttgtgttggtctttaatttttgtccctacgATTTTTTCgtaaggtataaatttatattttcgcatcatagcATCCCATAAGTTATACTCGAATGAATTTTGCCCTTAAAAACTTATTCCCCGAtagacataagttcgattttgaagggcaaagaagattaaagaccagcccaGTTGAAGGGAAAATTGTGCAATTTCCTTTAAAACAATTCGGACaatttgcacgatttcccttattcgggggtggtcttcaatttttggccctcaaattgttggtctttcattttttcccttcgcctaaaatacccgaggttctgggttcaaactccggctcagtaaaaaaaaaattcaaggcagagttttgtagcaaaattagACCTATTCGGGTAAAAGTTACTTTGTAGAATTCcaacagagtaaaaaaaaaacaactgccttgcaaaatttcgcaaggcaaactTTTTCCCTATAAGGCAGACTTTACACGAAGTCTTggcttgcgttttttttttttttttttttttttttttgctgaaatGGGGTTTGAACCCAGAAATTCGGGGTATTTTCGGacacttttttaagcgaaaggCAGAAAttagaccagcaatttgagggacaaaattaagGAAAAACTACATAACATAACTAACTCTATCACATATTTATATAcagtagctatagtttaaaataattacatctcatagctaatagtaatatgttaaatacaacttatagctatatatatatatgcaaagtAGAATAGACATCATCACATTATTCACTTCTAACCCAACCCTCCCATCTCTGCCCCACTGCTCTGCCGCCGTCCACCACGACCTTTCTCCGGCGAACTTTGACGGTCAGATCCGGACAGATCTTGGCCGATCTGACCGGATATACATCAGATCTTCACCGATTGGCCTCTCATCCTTCTCCGGCGAACTTTAATGGTCAGATCTTGCCCGGATATGACCGGATATACATCAGATCTTCAACGATTGGCCTTCCATCATTCTCTGGCAAACTTTGACGGTCAGATCCGGTCAGATATTGGCCGGATCTGACTGGATATACATCAGATCTTCACCGTCGATAAATGTTGCTTTGTCGGAGTCTGGCTGATGGTGGCTTTTTCCGGTCAGATTTCGGTGCTGGATCTGAAAAATCGTGTTTCTTTttcagtgtattcattaattttttagcatacaattcagtgtttgggtgtattttatttcttgtattctatatttgagtatattcgttaattttatttcttgtatacaaatgaatactttgaattttgaagtgtatacaaatgaatagagtGAATTTTATTTCTTTGCATTCAGTTTTTGAGTGTATTGGTTAACTTTTTTAGGGCAAAATTCTGTGTTTTGTGTACAACcgattaaatataataaagtgaatacaatgtaaaagtagctacaatgaatacagttgagtttGAATACATTTAAACTGAATACAAAATTCAGCAACTTTTAAtgactgtattcatgaatacagcgacgCGAATACAATAAGTAACAAGTGCTGAGTTTTGCTATATGTTTGCTACGTAATGTAAATAGGTAAAATGTAGCTAAAAAGCAAAAATAAGGCCTCCAAGttagtcatttatgaaattttccccaAAATTAAGGACCAGCGCATTTGAAGAGagtccgcgcaaaaaaaatgtaACAAGTCCAATTAGCCCAATAAGTGAATATGCGGCCCATTACATTAGCCAAGCCCAGTAAACTGAGATAAGCAATCTAATCTTCAAACCCATTGCTCGCTTTTTTCTCCATCTCTCATCCATTTTTCTGGAAGGAATACCAAACAACAATGGCGCTCACTCTCTCAAACACCTTCCTCCAAAAAAATGTCGCTCCTCCAGCATTCTCCCTCAAGAAAGTACTCTCCTTACCCTCCAATTCAATacccataatttttttaattagcaATAATAATCAAACTAATAATTGAAGGAATATGTACTTGAATTTACAGGTGGGAATTGGGAGCGATCAGATGCGGGTGAGCTGCAGGAAGAAGGACATACACCCTCAGTTCTACGATGATGCTAAGGTTTACTGTAATGGAGAGCACGTGATGACTACAGGTGGCACGAAGAAGGAGTACACAGTTGATGTTTGGTCAGGTAAtcaaggaaaatattttattcaGAATCTCTTTGAATCTTTAAATGCTCTGTACAGTCTCCACTCAATATGAGAATAGCTAGCATCGCTCCTATTTATAACAGTACTACAACGACAACCTAGGATAGAGTGTACGCGAACCGTACCTTTgggaggtagagagactgttttcaAAAGATCATTGGCTTAAGAGAAAACATGACAGTAAGGACAAGTAATTcaaaacagtatgaaaatgaaaataacgaaagcgatTAAGCCATGATAAAACAGTTTGAAAAAAGGAGCAATAGCTgtcacagataaataagataatcgaagtacgaAATACAACAGATAGTAGTAGAAACCAAAGGACGAGAAACTATCGAGCAATACTGTGACTACTAGTATGAAATGATAAGtgggactacctactagccttctatcctaatctgagtttGCCattaacctcctatctaaggtcatgttctcagtaagctggaactgcgccaggtcctgtctaatcacctctctccAAATAAATGCTATTTggacaaacaacaacaacatgccagtgtaatcccacaagtggggtctggggagggtaagatgtaggCAGAATTTACCCCTACCTTTATATAAATcttatttagacatgaattaaaatataAAATGCTAACCAATTTTGATTTCCTacgttttgaattattttttccaacagGTAATCACCCATTTTACCAAGG
Coding sequences:
- the LOC132628045 gene encoding mannan endo-1,4-beta-mannosidase 7-like is translated as MKLWFSFIYFLYLFLHVRADVISDGFIKTKGVHFMLNGSPFYANGFNAYWLMSIGSDQSQRDKVSSALQDAASHGLTVGRTWAFSDGGYSPLQYYPGSYHENMFQGLDFAISEAEKNGIKLILSLVNNYNDFGGKKQYVDWANTKGQSLTSEDDFFKNDVVKSYFKNHIKAVLTRRNSISGVEYKDDPTIMAWELMNEPRCQSDPSGSTMQAWITEMASYIKSIDNNHLVEAGLEGFYGHSDAQKQQFNPNFQVGTDFIANNQIPEIDFTTVHSYPDQWLTGADDEAQLNFLNDWLRVHIQDAQSILKKPLIFAEFGKTYKGPGFTPEQRDLVFNTVYSYIFRSARSGGAAAGGLFWQLMVEGMDSYRDGYEIIFSESPSVSDIIFQQSKRLNKIRKMYARLRNIEKWKRARDKIDHGN
- the LOC132628046 gene encoding large ribosomal subunit protein bL31c → MALTLSNTFLQKNVAPPAFSLKKVGIGSDQMRVSCRKKDIHPQFYDDAKVYCNGEHVMTTGGTKKEYTVDVWSGNHPFYQGSRSALLLDADQVEKFRKKFSGLSQIMTIPTLKGEIILPPKKKKATKKK